Proteins encoded together in one Acidimicrobiia bacterium window:
- the lspA gene encoding signal peptidase II has product MGQQDLTGGPAGASSRRRVALAVAGVTVAVDQLTKALVVEGIGAGSVHLIGDFLQLRVTRNPGAAFSSLQGWGVLIAIVAVSVAIFIFVLAGSAERRIEVTALGLVLGGALGNLVDRIFRGPGVLDGAVVDFVDFSFFPSFNAADSAITIGVGLLVVASLWPRPR; this is encoded by the coding sequence GTGGGCCAACAAGATCTGACGGGGGGCCCCGCAGGGGCCTCCAGCCGTCGCCGGGTGGCCCTCGCCGTCGCCGGCGTGACGGTGGCGGTCGACCAGCTCACCAAGGCCCTCGTCGTCGAGGGGATCGGTGCGGGGAGCGTTCATCTCATCGGCGACTTCCTGCAGCTCCGGGTGACCCGCAATCCCGGGGCGGCCTTCTCCTCCTTGCAGGGGTGGGGGGTGCTCATCGCCATCGTCGCCGTCTCGGTGGCCATCTTCATCTTCGTTCTGGCGGGGTCGGCCGAGCGGAGGATCGAGGTCACGGCGCTCGGCCTCGTGCTCGGGGGGGCGCTCGGGAACCTCGTCGATCGCATCTTCCGGGGCCCCGGGGTGCTCGACGGTGCCGTCGTCGACTTCGTCGACTTCTCGTTCTTTCCGTCTTTCAACGCGGCGGACTCGGCGATCACGATCGGGGTCGGGTTGCTCGTCGTGGCCTCCCTGTGGCCGCGGCCGCGATGA
- a CDS encoding RluA family pseudouridine synthase: MSRTVELVVPTELDGSRADRAVATLTGISRSAARRVCESGAAMSAGRAVEPADRIAAGSDLVVTLPEEPTVAATRMEIAVLYEDDLLLVVDKPAGLVVHPGAGHLEGTLVSGLLAFAPELESLAGEHRWGLVHRLDRGTSGTLLVAKSAAAHRLLQRDLAARRIGRSYLALVHGALDAATGTIDAPLDRDARHPTRRAVAIGGRPARTHYARVAEWVDVSLVDVKLETGRTHQIRVHFASIGHAVVGDKTYGRPRQHPSEPGRMWLHARELRFSHPEDGREIAVAAPLPDALASSLQRLGEPRAGTLPAGLIS, translated from the coding sequence ATGAGCCGCACCGTCGAGTTGGTTGTCCCGACCGAGCTCGACGGCTCGAGGGCCGATCGGGCCGTCGCAACGCTGACGGGCATCAGCAGGTCGGCGGCCCGCCGGGTGTGCGAGTCCGGCGCCGCGATGAGCGCAGGCAGGGCGGTCGAGCCGGCTGACCGCATCGCCGCCGGCAGCGATCTCGTGGTGACGCTCCCGGAGGAGCCGACGGTGGCGGCAACCCGAATGGAGATCGCGGTGCTCTACGAAGACGACCTGTTGCTCGTCGTCGACAAGCCGGCGGGGCTCGTCGTCCACCCCGGAGCCGGGCACCTCGAGGGCACGCTCGTATCCGGACTGCTGGCGTTTGCCCCAGAGCTGGAATCCCTCGCCGGAGAACACCGGTGGGGTCTGGTGCACCGACTGGACAGGGGCACGTCCGGCACGCTGCTCGTCGCCAAGTCGGCCGCGGCTCACCGCCTCCTGCAGCGCGACCTGGCGGCTCGCCGGATCGGTCGAAGCTATCTGGCCCTCGTGCATGGAGCGCTCGACGCCGCCACGGGGACGATCGACGCCCCGCTCGACCGCGATGCCAGGCACCCGACGCGGCGCGCCGTCGCCATCGGGGGCCGTCCGGCGCGCACCCACTATGCACGAGTTGCCGAGTGGGTCGACGTGTCACTCGTCGACGTGAAGCTCGAGACGGGCCGCACTCATCAGATCAGGGTGCACTTCGCATCGATCGGTCACGCTGTGGTCGGGGACAAGACATACGGACGGCCTCGGCAGCATCCCTCCGAGCCGGGGCGGATGTGGCTGCACGCCCGCGAGCTGAGATTCTCACACCCGGAGGACGGGAGAGAGATCGCCGTCGCGGCGCCGCTCCCTGATGCGCTGGCTTCGTCGTTGCAGCGCCTCGGCGAGCCTCGGGCCGGCACCCTGCCCGCTGGTCTGATCAGCTGA
- a CDS encoding wax ester/triacylglycerol synthase family O-acyltransferase → MSTFYERLSTLDNSFLALETPSIHMHVAGLAVFEAGSLRTPEGGVDVASIGAHIASKLHLIPRYRQRLAYVPFEQHAVWVDDEQFSIDYHVRHTSLPRPGSMSQLRALMGRLVSQPLDHSKPLWEVWVVEGLAGDRFGLISKVHHCMIDGIASVDLMAVLFSLSPVAEVAEPEAFEPRPIPTGTELVVRETARRAGRAVGALRSVRTLVEDAQTLAQHGVRRVRAVGASLSSGWLSQASDTPLNGEPGTNRVFGTLDTDLDTIKSIKNALGGSVNDVVLAAVAGGVRSFLRGSDFDVSGIDFRVMAPVSVRSLSDRGTMGNQVAMWLASLPVGEPDPVARLEAVKRETMKLKTTDQALGAATLVSLSAGAPATLVSLASRLASGARPFNMTVTNVPGPQVPLYFLGAELVAQYPLVPLWHGHGIGVALFSYNGSVAWGFNSAYDVVPDVDGFAAAVEASIRELAAAAAGPPRATRASRPKRRPPLEHAKSP, encoded by the coding sequence GTGAGCACCTTCTACGAACGCCTCTCCACCCTCGACAACTCGTTCCTCGCCCTCGAGACACCCTCGATCCACATGCACGTGGCCGGCCTCGCCGTCTTCGAAGCGGGCTCGCTGCGCACCCCCGAGGGCGGCGTCGACGTGGCGTCGATCGGCGCCCACATAGCGTCGAAGCTCCACCTCATCCCGAGGTACAGGCAACGCTTGGCGTACGTCCCGTTCGAGCAGCACGCCGTGTGGGTCGACGACGAGCAGTTCTCGATCGACTATCACGTGCGGCACACCAGCCTTCCCCGCCCGGGATCGATGAGCCAGCTCCGGGCGCTCATGGGCCGCCTCGTCTCCCAGCCGCTCGATCATTCGAAGCCGCTCTGGGAGGTGTGGGTCGTCGAAGGGCTCGCCGGTGATCGTTTCGGGCTGATCTCCAAGGTGCACCACTGCATGATCGACGGGATCGCCTCTGTCGATCTCATGGCCGTCCTCTTCAGCCTCTCCCCGGTCGCCGAGGTCGCCGAGCCGGAGGCGTTCGAACCCCGGCCCATCCCGACAGGAACGGAGCTGGTCGTACGCGAGACGGCTCGAAGGGCCGGCAGGGCCGTCGGGGCGCTGCGGAGCGTGCGAACGTTGGTGGAGGACGCCCAGACGCTGGCGCAGCACGGGGTGCGGCGCGTCAGGGCCGTCGGAGCGTCGCTGAGCTCGGGCTGGCTGTCACAGGCGAGTGACACGCCTCTGAACGGCGAGCCCGGCACGAACCGGGTGTTCGGGACGCTCGACACCGATCTCGACACGATCAAGTCGATCAAGAACGCCCTCGGCGGGTCGGTGAACGACGTCGTGCTCGCGGCCGTCGCAGGTGGGGTGCGTAGCTTCCTCCGCGGCTCCGATTTCGACGTCTCCGGGATCGACTTCAGGGTGATGGCTCCGGTGAGCGTCAGATCCCTCAGCGACCGGGGGACTATGGGCAACCAGGTCGCCATGTGGCTCGCCAGCCTCCCCGTAGGGGAGCCGGACCCCGTCGCCAGGCTCGAAGCCGTCAAGCGTGAGACCATGAAGCTGAAGACGACGGATCAGGCGCTCGGGGCGGCGACGCTCGTCTCGCTGAGCGCAGGAGCGCCTGCGACGCTCGTGTCGTTGGCGAGCAGGCTCGCCTCCGGGGCCAGGCCGTTCAACATGACCGTCACCAACGTGCCGGGGCCGCAGGTCCCCCTCTACTTCCTGGGCGCCGAGCTGGTCGCCCAGTATCCGCTCGTGCCGTTGTGGCACGGTCACGGCATCGGCGTCGCCCTCTTCTCGTACAACGGGTCGGTCGCTTGGGGGTTCAATTCCGCATACGACGTCGTGCCGGACGTCGACGGATTCGCGGCTGCGGTCGAGGCGTCGATACGGGAGCTCGCCGCGGCGGCCGCCGGCCCGCCGCGAGCCACACGGGCGAGCCGGCCGAAGAGACGGCCACCGCTCGAGCATGCCAAGTCGCCGTGA
- the dnaE gene encoding DNA polymerase III subunit alpha: MSSSFAHLHVHTEFSMLDGAARVNELVAAAAADGQPAVAITDHGVMYGVIDFYKAATAAGIKPIIGIEAYVTPGSRFDRPPRREDLRYHMTLLATSNRGYQNLMTLASKAFLEGFYYRPRMDLELLAEHAEGIVATSGCLGGHVAQLLAPDASREEGNTGQVRDYQAAVAAAATYQDIFGKDNFFIEIQDHGIPAQRRVMDDFLQISRDVGAPLLATNDSHYTFAHEADAHDVLLCIQTGANRADEERFKFESQEFYVKSAAEMRSLFPEDAYPGACDNTLLVAERVDVSIEFGNILLPSFPVPEGKDERSYLTELVYEGAQLRYGVLSEEAKERIEYELGVIGEMGFASYFLIVWDLIRHAKERGIRTGPGRGSAAGSIVAYSLRITDLDPLEYGLIFERFLNPGRRQMPDIDMDFDERFRAEMIRYCAERYGTDHVAQIVTFSTIKGRQALRDAARVLGHPYSLGDRVAKLMPPAILGNEATLAQCLEPPGQEEEASSRDWYTGAAGLREAYATDPAVQEVVDTARGLEGLRRQDSIHAAAVVISPQPLTTIVPLQRKGEDAEVVTQYEMHGVESLGLLKMDFLGLRNLATIERTLELIEANGGSRVDIDDVPLDDPKVYEMLQAGDSMGVFQFEGGPMRALMRNLKPDKFEHLVALNALYRPGPLGAGMHVEYADRKNGKTPVSYLHPDLEEILVDTYGIMVYQEQVMQAAERMAGYSMVEADTLRKAMGKKIPSVMRAQEEQFVAGCVASGHSEKLGRELFGFIEHFAGYGFNKSHSAAYSLVAYQTAWLKVHYPGEYMAALLTASKRDKDRTALYLSECRSMGIRVLVPDVNRSDIDFAAIESDITFGMSAIRNVGEGVVEHIIEEREKNGSYTTFQDFIDRVDLAVLNKRTIESLIKAGAFDSLGHPRRALFERHLDMLDATVTRRRAEEMGQFSLFGGTGAAEPVTVELPDIEWEKKTRLAFEKEMLGLYVSDHPLLGVESLLAKMCSSTIPGLWDQADKAVATIGGIVGAITRRFTRGGDAMYFFQLEDLQGSIEVVCFPRMVADFGPLVREDAILVVSGRIDHRGDDVKFIAQELREPELVAGDMVRLRVPASRLSKTMVARLKEALLNHPGTAPVYLHMPSDAGEKVIRLGDDHRVEPRSALYAELRELLGPSAVL; this comes from the coding sequence ATGTCGTCCTCGTTCGCCCACCTCCACGTGCACACCGAGTTCTCGATGCTCGACGGAGCGGCCAGGGTCAACGAGCTCGTGGCCGCGGCGGCCGCCGACGGTCAGCCCGCCGTGGCGATCACCGACCACGGCGTCATGTACGGCGTCATCGACTTCTACAAGGCGGCGACGGCGGCGGGCATCAAGCCGATCATCGGCATCGAGGCGTACGTCACGCCCGGAAGCAGGTTCGACCGGCCCCCTCGCCGTGAAGACCTCCGCTACCACATGACGTTGCTCGCAACGAGCAACCGCGGCTACCAGAACCTGATGACACTCGCCAGCAAGGCGTTCCTCGAAGGCTTCTACTACAGGCCGAGGATGGACCTGGAGCTGCTCGCTGAGCACGCTGAAGGCATCGTGGCGACGTCTGGCTGCCTCGGGGGCCACGTCGCCCAGCTGCTCGCTCCAGACGCGTCTCGGGAGGAGGGCAACACGGGTCAGGTGCGCGACTACCAGGCCGCCGTCGCCGCCGCGGCCACGTACCAGGACATCTTCGGCAAGGACAACTTCTTCATCGAGATCCAGGACCACGGGATCCCGGCTCAGCGCAGGGTCATGGACGACTTCCTCCAGATCTCGCGCGACGTGGGGGCTCCCCTCCTCGCTACGAACGACAGCCACTACACGTTTGCCCACGAGGCGGACGCCCACGACGTGCTGCTCTGCATCCAGACGGGCGCCAACCGGGCGGACGAGGAGCGCTTCAAGTTCGAGTCGCAGGAGTTCTACGTGAAGTCGGCTGCCGAGATGCGCAGCCTGTTCCCCGAGGACGCCTATCCCGGCGCCTGTGACAACACGCTGCTCGTCGCAGAGCGGGTCGACGTGTCGATCGAGTTCGGCAACATCCTCCTCCCGAGCTTCCCGGTGCCCGAGGGCAAAGACGAGCGGTCGTACCTCACCGAGCTCGTATACGAGGGTGCCCAGCTCCGCTACGGGGTGCTGTCGGAGGAAGCCAAGGAGCGCATCGAGTACGAGCTCGGCGTCATCGGGGAGATGGGGTTCGCCTCGTACTTCCTCATCGTCTGGGACCTCATCAGGCACGCCAAGGAGCGCGGCATCAGGACGGGACCGGGCCGGGGCTCGGCGGCCGGCTCGATCGTCGCATACTCACTCCGGATCACCGACCTCGACCCGCTCGAGTACGGGCTCATCTTCGAGCGTTTCCTCAACCCGGGCCGCCGCCAGATGCCGGACATCGACATGGACTTCGACGAGCGGTTCAGGGCGGAGATGATCCGCTATTGCGCCGAGCGGTACGGCACCGACCACGTCGCTCAAATCGTCACGTTCTCCACGATCAAGGGACGTCAAGCCCTGCGAGACGCGGCCCGGGTGCTCGGGCATCCGTACAGCCTCGGGGACCGGGTCGCCAAGCTCATGCCGCCTGCGATCCTCGGCAACGAGGCGACACTCGCCCAATGCCTCGAGCCGCCGGGCCAGGAAGAGGAGGCGAGCTCCCGCGACTGGTACACCGGGGCGGCCGGTCTGCGGGAGGCCTATGCAACCGACCCGGCGGTCCAGGAGGTCGTCGACACCGCACGAGGCCTCGAGGGGCTCCGCCGCCAGGACTCGATCCACGCCGCTGCCGTCGTCATCTCGCCACAGCCGCTGACGACGATCGTCCCGCTGCAGCGCAAGGGCGAGGACGCCGAGGTCGTCACCCAGTACGAGATGCACGGCGTCGAGTCGCTCGGGCTCCTCAAGATGGACTTCCTCGGGCTCCGCAACCTGGCGACGATCGAGAGGACCCTCGAGCTCATCGAGGCGAACGGGGGCTCGCGGGTCGACATCGACGACGTCCCGCTGGACGACCCGAAGGTCTACGAGATGCTCCAGGCAGGCGACTCGATGGGTGTCTTCCAGTTCGAGGGCGGACCGATGCGGGCGCTGATGCGCAACCTCAAACCGGACAAGTTCGAGCATCTGGTTGCCCTCAACGCCCTCTACCGGCCGGGCCCGCTCGGCGCAGGCATGCACGTCGAATACGCCGACCGGAAGAACGGCAAGACACCCGTTTCGTACCTGCACCCGGACCTCGAGGAGATCCTCGTCGACACCTACGGGATCATGGTGTACCAGGAGCAGGTCATGCAGGCGGCCGAGCGGATGGCCGGCTACTCGATGGTCGAGGCGGACACGCTGCGCAAGGCGATGGGCAAGAAGATCCCGTCCGTCATGAGGGCTCAGGAGGAGCAGTTCGTCGCCGGGTGTGTCGCCTCGGGCCACTCCGAGAAGCTCGGGAGGGAGCTCTTCGGTTTCATCGAGCACTTCGCCGGATACGGGTTCAACAAGTCGCACTCCGCCGCCTACAGCCTCGTGGCGTACCAGACGGCTTGGCTCAAGGTCCACTACCCGGGCGAGTACATGGCGGCGCTCCTCACCGCCAGCAAGCGTGACAAGGACCGCACCGCCCTGTACCTGAGCGAGTGCCGGTCGATGGGGATCCGGGTCCTCGTGCCGGACGTGAACCGCTCGGACATCGACTTCGCGGCGATCGAGAGCGACATCACGTTCGGGATGTCGGCGATCCGCAACGTCGGCGAGGGCGTCGTCGAGCACATCATCGAGGAGCGCGAGAAGAACGGGTCGTACACCACCTTCCAGGACTTCATCGACAGGGTGGACCTGGCTGTGCTCAACAAGCGCACGATCGAGTCGCTCATCAAGGCGGGGGCGTTCGACTCGCTCGGGCACCCGCGCCGTGCCCTCTTCGAGAGGCACCTCGACATGCTCGACGCCACCGTGACACGCCGCCGCGCCGAGGAGATGGGCCAGTTCTCGCTGTTCGGGGGCACGGGGGCAGCCGAGCCGGTGACGGTCGAACTGCCGGACATCGAATGGGAGAAGAAGACGAGGCTCGCCTTCGAGAAGGAGATGCTCGGCCTGTACGTGTCCGATCATCCGCTCCTCGGCGTCGAGTCGCTGCTGGCGAAGATGTGCTCGTCGACGATCCCCGGGCTGTGGGACCAGGCGGACAAGGCAGTGGCGACGATCGGCGGCATCGTGGGTGCGATCACACGGCGCTTCACGAGAGGCGGCGACGCCATGTACTTCTTCCAACTGGAGGATCTGCAGGGCAGTATCGAGGTGGTGTGCTTCCCGAGGATGGTCGCCGACTTCGGGCCGCTGGTGCGCGAGGACGCCATCCTCGTCGTGAGCGGGCGAATCGACCACCGGGGCGACGACGTGAAGTTCATCGCCCAGGAACTGCGCGAGCCCGAGCTGGTCGCAGGCGACATGGTGCGGCTGCGGGTGCCCGCCAGCCGGCTGTCGAAGACCATGGTCGCCCGCCTCAAAGAGGCGCTCCTCAATCATCCCGGCACGGCTCCGGTCTACCTCCACATGCCGTCGGACGCAGGGGAGAAGGTCATCAGGCTCGGTGACGACCACCGCGTCGAGCCCCGATCTGCGCTGTATGCCGAGCTGCGCGAGCTCCTCGGGCCATCCGCCGTGTTGTAG
- a CDS encoding bifunctional diguanylate cyclase/phosphodiesterase, translating to MRRAKLVSTERIFIVGIAAVVAFASLFAVFMLRTRAEQGSIDRAIAAARTQVELSHDLTQAAFLLTDGVSATAGTDVDDLARELERGHLTLRYGDSVIGFDGVDDPSISMAFDRAGDVLSELALDAHLLQQGAQPTATVTTVVAGAETYQAEISRVVDRLSQISSQSAVRSQQFQLAATALLFVLVIGLLALMAHRQELSLLAVKRAPDQRDIDQLTGLVRRAYFREQLTAALDATADGAGYTAVLVIGASVRLGVQRELSPRTRDRATQEIARRLRATVRSTDLVAKVERNVFAVMMEATPRVDDAARVAIKLRTAVEAPIQLGSLLVQVDLTVGIALAPVDAESADELLMKATLAQRAAIEGDDYRYYSADLRPETGSRLQIVSHLREAIDTGDQLWLAYQPKVRLDDSSVVGYEALVRWDHPTLGALGPAQFVPIAEESDLILDLGSWVIDEVCRQQAEWLDVHGATVPVSINVSARQFRQGDLDDVVGVSLDKHGIPAEIIEIELTEGVLLDDTRAPIDNMERLRDLGVRIAVDDFGTGYSSLSYLKRFPIDILKIDRSFIRELSAGNQDAAISTAIIALAHSLQLEVVAEGVETGEQYGVLQALGCDTAQGYFFARPMAADVVEHGRPRLVAVH from the coding sequence ATGCGACGGGCGAAGCTCGTCTCCACGGAGCGGATCTTCATCGTGGGGATTGCAGCGGTCGTCGCCTTCGCGTCGCTCTTCGCGGTCTTCATGCTCAGGACTCGAGCCGAGCAAGGCTCGATCGATCGAGCGATCGCCGCGGCGAGGACCCAGGTCGAGTTGAGCCACGATCTCACCCAAGCCGCCTTCCTGCTGACCGACGGCGTCTCCGCCACCGCCGGCACGGACGTCGACGACCTGGCCAGAGAGCTCGAGCGCGGCCACCTCACGCTCCGCTACGGAGACAGCGTCATCGGTTTCGACGGCGTCGACGACCCGTCGATCTCGATGGCGTTCGACAGGGCGGGAGACGTCCTCAGCGAGCTCGCCCTCGACGCCCACCTCCTCCAGCAGGGCGCCCAACCGACCGCAACCGTGACCACGGTCGTCGCCGGCGCCGAGACTTACCAGGCCGAGATCAGCAGGGTCGTGGACCGCCTGAGCCAGATCTCGTCGCAGTCGGCGGTTCGCAGCCAGCAGTTCCAGTTGGCGGCCACGGCATTGCTGTTCGTCCTGGTGATCGGCCTCCTGGCGCTGATGGCCCACCGCCAGGAGCTCTCGCTGCTCGCCGTGAAACGAGCACCGGATCAGCGCGACATCGATCAGCTGACGGGTCTCGTGCGGCGCGCCTACTTCCGCGAGCAGCTCACGGCGGCCCTCGACGCGACCGCAGACGGCGCCGGGTACACCGCCGTCCTCGTCATCGGGGCATCGGTACGCCTCGGCGTGCAGCGAGAGCTGTCGCCCCGCACCCGCGACCGGGCGACGCAGGAGATCGCCAGGAGGCTGCGCGCCACGGTTCGCTCCACGGACCTGGTAGCCAAGGTCGAGCGGAACGTGTTCGCGGTGATGATGGAGGCAACCCCCAGGGTCGACGACGCCGCCAGGGTGGCGATCAAGCTGCGGACCGCCGTCGAGGCGCCGATCCAGCTCGGCTCCCTGCTCGTCCAGGTCGACCTGACAGTCGGCATCGCCCTCGCCCCGGTCGACGCCGAATCGGCGGACGAGCTGCTCATGAAGGCAACCCTCGCCCAACGAGCCGCCATCGAGGGCGACGACTACCGCTACTACTCGGCCGACCTCAGGCCCGAGACCGGCAGCCGGCTCCAGATCGTCTCTCACTTGCGCGAGGCGATCGACACGGGTGACCAACTGTGGCTGGCGTACCAGCCGAAGGTGCGGCTCGACGACTCGTCCGTCGTCGGGTACGAGGCGCTCGTTCGCTGGGACCACCCGACCCTCGGTGCGCTCGGGCCTGCGCAGTTCGTGCCGATCGCCGAGGAGAGCGACCTCATCCTCGACCTCGGCAGCTGGGTCATCGACGAGGTCTGCCGGCAGCAAGCCGAGTGGCTCGACGTCCACGGGGCGACCGTGCCGGTCTCGATCAACGTCTCCGCTCGTCAGTTCCGCCAGGGAGACCTAGACGATGTCGTCGGGGTGTCGCTCGACAAGCACGGCATCCCCGCCGAGATCATCGAGATCGAGCTCACGGAGGGCGTGCTGCTCGACGACACGCGGGCGCCGATCGACAACATGGAGCGGCTGCGGGACCTCGGCGTCCGCATCGCCGTCGACGACTTCGGAACCGGCTACTCCTCGCTCAGCTACCTGAAGCGCTTCCCGATCGACATCCTGAAGATCGACCGGTCGTTCATCCGCGAGCTGAGCGCCGGCAACCAGGATGCTGCGATCTCGACTGCGATCATCGCCCTTGCGCACAGCCTCCAGCTCGAGGTGGTTGCAGAAGGGGTCGAGACGGGCGAGCAATACGGCGTGCTCCAGGCACTCGGTTGTGACACCGCCCAGGGCTACTTCTTCGCACGCCCGATGGCCGCCGACGTCGTCGAGCACGGCCGGCCCCGTCTCGTCGCCGTGCATTAG
- a CDS encoding ArsA-related P-loop ATPase — translation MTRTHIVVVTGAGGVGKTTVSAALAIGAAAAGTRTLVVTIDPAKRLASALGVDSLGNQPSMVPGTDGLWAAMLDITASWEAIVHRHAAPEVADRLESNPFFRAIADRFPAAQAYAAGEQMAEYSEGGAWELVIVDTPPSAGGLDFYLAPRRMRELVGGRLLRWLTGASLPGRRALYRVTARPMLRVADSVLGGPLLEDIAEFLLDLRTLYDGLSSRARSIERLLGAATTLVVTTAAPASLREVRRFYSGLGEISVTPAATIFNRDLPKEWMAPKRLPAIAGLDAEEGAILRENLRRWGDEARKTQDAKQELMMRHHTDVHAIPWLEDAPTTVAELAALAETADLTGLLQPPPR, via the coding sequence GTGACGAGGACACACATCGTGGTCGTCACCGGAGCCGGGGGCGTCGGCAAGACCACCGTGTCGGCGGCGCTGGCCATCGGTGCCGCCGCGGCAGGCACGAGAACGCTCGTCGTGACGATCGATCCGGCCAAGCGGCTCGCCTCGGCGCTCGGCGTCGACTCGCTCGGCAACCAGCCCTCCATGGTCCCGGGGACCGATGGCTTGTGGGCCGCCATGCTCGACATCACCGCCTCGTGGGAGGCAATCGTCCATCGCCACGCCGCCCCGGAGGTGGCGGACAGACTCGAGTCGAACCCCTTCTTCAGGGCGATCGCCGACCGCTTCCCCGCAGCCCAGGCCTACGCGGCCGGCGAGCAGATGGCGGAGTACTCGGAGGGCGGAGCTTGGGAGCTGGTCATCGTCGACACGCCTCCGTCGGCTGGAGGCCTCGACTTCTACCTGGCGCCGCGGCGCATGCGTGAGCTCGTCGGTGGGCGACTGCTGCGCTGGCTGACCGGCGCCAGCCTGCCGGGGAGACGGGCCCTCTACCGCGTCACCGCCCGGCCGATGCTGCGGGTCGCAGACAGCGTCCTCGGGGGCCCGCTCCTCGAGGACATCGCCGAGTTCCTACTCGATCTGCGGACCCTGTACGACGGGCTCTCGAGTCGCGCCCGCTCGATCGAGCGCCTCCTCGGAGCGGCAACGACGCTCGTCGTGACGACGGCCGCTCCCGCCTCGCTGCGCGAGGTCAGGCGCTTCTACAGCGGGTTGGGGGAGATCTCCGTGACCCCGGCCGCCACGATCTTCAACCGGGACCTCCCGAAGGAGTGGATGGCGCCCAAGCGGCTCCCGGCCATCGCCGGGCTCGACGCCGAGGAAGGGGCGATCCTCCGCGAGAACCTGCGCCGCTGGGGAGACGAGGCTCGCAAGACGCAGGACGCCAAGCAGGAGCTCATGATGCGGCACCACACCGACGTGCACGCCATCCCCTGGCTCGAGGACGCCCCGACCACCGTCGCCGAGCTGGCGGCGCTCGCCGAGACCGCCGACCTGACGGGATTGCTCCAACCGCCGCCGCGCTGA